CATGCCAAGGGCTGGAAATCACTGTTCGTCAACGAACGCTTGGTTAGCGGTCAAGCCGCGACCGACGTCTCGACGTTCAACACCCAGCGTCTGCGTTGGGGCGAGGGCAACCTCGGAATCTTCGCCTACGACAACCCAATCACCCTCCCCGGCCTGACACTCGCACAGCGACTGTGCTACCTCGGATCGATGCTTAGCTGGACCACCGGCATTCAAAAGCTGCAACTGTACATCGCGCCCATGCTGATGCTGCTAACCGGCGTCGCTCCGGTTGCCGAACTCAGCTGGACGCTCGGGATCATCACGATCCTTTACATGCTTGCTATTTGGACCGCCGTCACCGTCACAGCCAACGGACACGGCAACTTGGTTGGCACGGAACTGACACACATGGCGGCCTTCTGGACGCAAATCCAGTCGTGCTATCGAGCCGTTTTCAAACGCAAAAAGACAACCTTCGTCGTCACCTCCAAAAGCGGTCGCCAAACCAACAGCATCCGCAAATTCATCATGCCGCAGTGCCTCTACATTGGCGGCAGTGCCCTCGCGATTGCTTGGGCAACCACCAAGTATGTGGTCGGAATCAGTAACGACCTTCCTGGTTTGATGGTGGGATCGCTGTTGTTACTAAGCCAATGCTGGTTCGCCTGGCAAGTCATCCGTCGTGCATTGCGGGTCGCCGATGGCGCACAAGACTCCTGGCGGCATCCCTGCGCACTGCACCTAAGCTATTCGTTCAAAACAGACGATTCCAACGTTGCGGGAAACGCCGTGACTTGCGATCTGAACGAGACCGGAATCGGATTTCATGCATTCGAAGAGTTCAACATGAACCAAGAAATGCAGGTCACGATATCCGCGATGGGATTGTCGACGACCTGCCCCGTTCGCATCCGCCACAAGAAGCTCGGCTTGGCGTCAAACTCCGGTCGTGACGGGAACGCCTCCAGTTGGCGCTACGGCTGTGAATTCGTTTCTCCGTCCACCGAAAGTCTATCGGTGATCTGGCGACTGTGTTCGGACTACGCGGTTGCGCGGATGTACGACAAGTTCAACGCTCGCAAAAACCAAGATCGACCGGAATCGATCGAGACTCAATTGGCATCCAGTAAGATGGCTCGTGAAAGGGTCAATCTGCCCATCACGATTTCAGACGAATTCGGAAACCAACGACCGACCGTCACCGAGGGACTCACCTCGACCGGATGCATCGTGTTGCTAGATGAGTGCACGCAATCCATGCGGGAGTTCCGGATCGCAATTTCAACGCCGCTGGGACGTGTCTCGGGAACCGCCGTCGTGAAGCACGTGCACCGCACCGTGTTGGGTTGCACGCCGATGCAATTTGTTGAACTTCAGTTTTGTGACTTTGTCGGCGAAGGACGCAGTATCCTGCTGTCCCTCTGCAGCGCCAGTGGCGAAACCAAGGTCAGCAATGTCGTCAAACTCCGGCCCCCCGAACGCCAACTCCCCAGCCTACGCCCCGCCATGTTGGCCGGTTCGCTGGCAGTCGCTGCGTCGATCATTGCCATCATGGGCACGCTGTTCTGGAACCAAGATGATCTGTTGATCTCGTCCAGTCGTGACGCGGTCGTCGTGTCCGCTCAAACGCACGAAAAGCTGTCCGTGCTGCTTTCCAAAACACTCGCAAACCCGAATTCCGATGAAAATCGTCTCGTCAAACTGCGGGACATCTTCCAACAAATCAAAGATATCGAGAGCATTGAAAAGCTCAATGAAGCGATCATGCTCCGCGATGCCAAATCGTTCACCGCCAGACTCTGCCGAGCTCGGACGTTCGACGGCGTCGGCCAGTTTGAAAAGGCCGCCCCGATGTACGCTGAGATGCTCGCTAGCGAGGACGAACAGGTCGATGAGATTGAACGCCACGATCTACTAATCTCGGCTGGACGCAACTCCGCCAACCTGGGCGACTTCGCCACGGCAGTCAAGCGTTTTGACCAAGTCGACAAAGCTAGCTTCGAAACCGAACCAAACCTTCGTCGTGAATACGCTGGCTTGCTGGCCAAGACCGGCAAGCTGAACGAAGCGATCAACCTGCTGAATCCTTATGGCAGCAACAATCGCAAGGACCGTCTTTTGATGGCGCAATTGCTGGCCGCCGACCAACACTTCGCTCAGGCCATGCATCACTGCCAAGCGATCCTAGCCGACAATCCTTCCGATCGCGATGCCTTGCGACTGATGGCGGATTGTGGACTCGCCAAACAACAATTCCCGACCGCGGCGTACCACCTCGAGCGATTGGTCAACCTAGAACCCAACGACACGGGAGCACTCAAACAGTTAGCTCTTTCGTACCTATGGGGGCGTCAAGGAAGCCGTGCAGTCAAGCTGACTCAAAACATGCTGGCATCCGCGCCACACGATCTCGAACTGCAACGTGCCTTTGTTGAGGCAACCACCTTGGTACCTCACCTGACACGACAACAAACCAGATTGCTGACTGAAATCGCAACCCAACGTGCAATCGGTGATTCCGATCTAGCGACCAACGAGTTGCTTGTCAGCGCCTTGGTCAAGCATCGCCAAAGCGAATCATTAATCCCGCTGTTGACCGAATTAGTCCAAAGCAATCCGCAGAAGATCTCGCTTCGGATCCAACTGGTTGATCTATTGGAGGCCCGCGGAGACTACCAACTAGCCGAGCCCCACCTACGGTATCTGATGACCGCGACAGGTCAAAGCGGAACTCAAACAAGGTTGGTCGCCAGCAACGCCAACAAGGTTTTGTCAGAATAGACCGCTCCGGTACTAGGGCAACCGAATGGTGCAAAACGCACCGACTCCCACACTAGTGTACACCTTCGAAAAGATCCCGGACGTCTTCACGTCGGTGCTGAGCCACCCGCGGTAGTCACGATGTGCTTTCAACTCGACCAGTCCGTAACCGACGCTGTCTGAATCAATCCGCGCACCGCCATAGATGGAATACCAATGTTCATCAGCACCGCGGAAGTTGTGAGGACTGACCCAGCGGCGATACTCCAACCCCGAAGTCCCAAAAGAAAAAGCGTCTGGACTGAAGTATGGATGCAAGATACCGAACAGATCATCGGGATTCGCGTTGAACACCGTCTGCTCGTCGAACGACAGGAAGTTTAACCCGGACTTCAAACGCCATTGATTGCGTCCCGGCGAGAGCAAAAAGTTGCTCTGCATCACTACTTCGTGGGTCGTGTTGCTATCGGAATAGCCTGCGAACCGATACATCGCATCCACATCCCAACGCCATGAAAGATTCGCAGCCGCATTCAACTCCAGCCCGCCGCGATACACGTCTTGTCGAATTGACTCGCCATTCGCAGCGACGTTCTCCAGGAAGCCTGTGATCCCCAAGTGAACGTCACGCGGCGTTCGCCAACGCAGACCAGTGCGAAATGGAACCCGCGTGCGGAAGCCTGCATCGTATTGCTCAAACTCGGCGATCGCAAAGAAGTTCACGAAGTCCAGCGGCTTGGTCTGAATCCCCAGAATCCCCACATTGCCGTCCGCACTGGTGCCCTGTTTCGGTCGCAAAAAGCGATGAGCATAACCCGCGATCAAGAACTCATCTTGATCCCCCATCGGACGCACACCCAGCGTTTCCAGCCGCATGGTCGTGATGTCGGTCAATCCCTGGCGTCCGGAACGATACTCATATTCGAAAGAGTTCGATAGCTGCGGATGGGTTTCCAATTGCATCCGTCGCAATGCGATCCGGGCCTCCGTATGACACGGATCCTTGGACAACAAATACTGATATTGGTCAATCGCCTTTTGTGTCAGATTCAGCGTCGCATAAACCTGGCCAAGATCGAATAGCGACTCTTGATTGGTCGGATCGATCTGATTCAGTTCACGGTACTTCCCCATCGCGTAACGCGGCCTCCAGTCCTTGTAGAACTTGGCACTGCGTTCGGCCTCAATGGATTGCAACCGGAAACCCGCTTGCTGATACTCAATTTCTAGATGCGACAAGTCAACATCCAACCCCGTCGAGCGGGGCAGGAAATCCTGGGGACGGTTTCGAGTCTTCGCCGCGATGTACTTGCAGTTCGCAGCATCCGCACCCTTCCAAGCAAACGTCAATCTTGCCTGCTCGAGCCGAGCCAGATCATGCTGAGGAAACGCGGTCAGGATTTTTTCGTAGTACTTGTTCCCGTTAGCGAATAGATTCGTGCGCGAGTAGGAACGCGCCAAACCAAGCTGCGCCCTCGTGTTCATCGGTGCCTTCACCAAGACCGATTGATACTCACCACGATCATCGCACGCTCCTGAACAGCGATTGCACATCGATCGCGACTCGGCCAACAGAATCATCACGAGTTCATTGCTGGGGTCAAACGCCAACGCTTGCTCAAGCAGTCGCTGGGCTAGGTCGCATCGGCAGTCCGACATCGCTAGCTTGGCAATCGTGACGCGGTCGCGAGTCACCGGAGCGAACGCACCCAATTCCGTCGATAAAACCTGCTCGGCTTCACCATGGCGATCCAGGTTCTCTAATACCTGATGGAGACCGTATCGAAGCTTCGCAGTATTCCCGCCCTGCATCTTCTTCACCAAAGTGAAGGTGTCCAAAGCCTCGATGTTCCGCCCTTGATAGAGCTGCGCGAACCCCAACGTCGTTTTCAGTTGAATCCGTAGCGAGAGCGGTGCCGGATGCCCGTCGGTGCTTGAAATGGCAGCATCGCAAAACGCTTCCGCGGACGAGAACTGCTTGCCACGAACCATGATATCAGCGATCGACGCCGCCGCAGCGATATCGCTTCGCGGTACGGCCCCCTGGGAATTGCTACCCGACGAGCGAGTCACTTGAGGTGCCGGTTCAAGAACTAGGGCAGCCTCTTCCACACGAAATTGCTTCAGAAGTGATTCAGCTAGCAGTTGGGATAGTGCGACGTCGCCCGGTCGAAGCGTCAATGCATGGCGAAAGGTGGTTTCCGCGCCACGATGATCACCAATCGCCAGGCTCAAACTGCCCGCCCCTTGAAGCACATCAACGTCCGCCGGATCGCTGGACAACAAAGATTGATAGATCGCATACGCTCGAGCATGTTCGCCCACCGCCGTCATGTAGTTGGCGGTCTCCAGGCGCACATCGCGTTCATCGCTACGATCAGCCAGCCCGTCCAACGTCGATTTCGCCGCGGGCATGTCGTAGAGACGCACGAAGACGCGGGCAATGCGGAGGCGCACTGCAACATCATCCGGTGCGATTAAGGTCGCGTCTTGATACAACTGCAACGCGAGCTGATCATGGCCCTCGCGATACAACTTGTCAGCCAAGCCAAGTCGAGAGACTTGGTCAAACGAAGGGTTCTCTCGCAGACTTTCCAGATAGGAATGAATGATGTCGTCGTTGCCGATCCGGGCGTTCGCCAAAACCAACGCCGCGGTCACCGAGGGGCTGCCTGGATCCGCTTGCAACAACCGCGTCAGTACTTCAATCGCTTCACCAGGTCGATCAAGTTCCAGCAATAGACTTGCCAGGTCGGCATCTACCTTGAACGGCAACGGCCCGAGTGACCGCAATCGACTTTCGTAGAACTGCCGTGCACTGTCTTGCTTGCCCTGCCACGCCAATATTCGGGCGTAGGTGATTTGCACCTGTGGACTTGCGTCGCTTCGGTTAACGATCTGCTGCAATGAGCTCGCCGCCAAGTCATGCTTGCCTTGCTGCAGCATGACGTTCGCGTACATGGAGTGATACTCGACCACATCCGGGAACTCAGCGATAAGCTGCTTTAGAACGATCTCGGCCTTGGCAAGCTGATTGGCTTGAATCAGCAAGCCAACGTACTCCGGTTTCACTTCACTATAGGTAGGGAACTCCGCGAGCAACTCTTCGAACCGTTGGATCGCAAGCGGCAAGTTCGACAGGCCTGCCGCGTTCCGCGCCGCACGAACCATCACCCCGCGTCGCAGTTCCTGCGTCACGATCGGCTCCGGCAACGTCTCAGCCCCCTGAACGCCTCCTGTTTCTGACGCCATCTCGCCCCCCGGAAACTCCAGCAGCTCAACCTTTTGTGGATAGCCACTCCACTTTGGGGCGGCAACGATGGATTGATGTTGCAGCGGCGTGGCAGTCAATACCGTGCTACCACTGTCGCTCGCAAACGTCCCAGGGACGGCCGCGTTCAATGCACCAGCGTCGTAGACACCCGTGCCTTGCATACCAACCCCAGCATGGTCAACCAAACCAATCGGGCTGGCTAACGGACGACCTCGCGAACTGTGAGTACTGGGAAGTCGGCTCGGCAGATGACGGGAGACCCCGCCAGGCACCGCACTCTGCAAACCGCTCTGCAAACCACTGGGCAAACCACTGGGCAAAGGACTCGCAACACGGGCCCAGTTCGGAACACTGGCCTGATTCGGCAAACCAACCGTGCCCTGGGTCGTCGCGGCTTTCGCCACGACAGACTCAGTTGGTTGCCGAACGAAGGCAGCACTCGTGATGTCAGTGGCCTGGCTCAGACCGCCAAGGGGAGCGAAGTCATACTCTTCAGCGAATGACCTACTGGATGCTCCAGCAAGCAAGCACCCAACCACAAGCCCCCAAGACGCAAAACGCGGGGAACGAGATCGTCGCGGTCCAGGTTGTCGTCGGTGCATGGCGACAGTCAAATTCAAAGCGACCACGGTGGTTGAAGCTGAATTCACGTCGGCGAAAGCGACCGCTCGCGATTCAAGAGTGATTGGGCTGGCACACTTTCATCGGATATGCCGGTTATGCCCAATAAGACAATCCCACAAAGCCTGCCGATTTATCCGGAAGTTGGGGGGGAAATCAGACTGAAGCAGGATCCGGAAGGCGACTAGCTGGCCACCGTTAAGCCTTCCCAAGCAGCAACGCTGGCCAAGCTTCGCAAAAAGGCAGATGACATCGCAAAGGACGAGGCTTCACCCGGTGCGGTTTCGATTGTCTACGTGGATCTCAACCACGAGCCACTTTGCCTAACACGCCCGCCTAACACGCCCGCCTAACACGCCAGCCCAGTAAGCCTGCCCAGCAAGCCTGCCCGTTCAGACTCACCCGTGTCGACCTAAACGACAATCCCGCCGGCTCCAACGAAGCCGGCGGGATGTCGTTCATTCGTTTTATCGAATTCGATACTATCGAGTTGGGACCAACTCGGCGTTTGCCCCCAGGGTTCCCTTCAATGCAGACGAGCTATGGTCCAACACGAACGGACCCAGCTTCCGGTCGAAGTGCAGCAACATCACAGTGTCATCGCTGGGTGAAGAGCGGCGGGCGGGCGTGAAGTTGGCTTGATAGAGTTCGCCTTTGGAAATCTTCACTTCATCGATCTTACCAATGAAGGGACGAGTTGGCTCACCAGCCTTGCCAGGATCCGCGCCGACATAGAGCGGCAATCGGTTCACGGTCCGCTTCCCGCTTCCAGGCTTGGAAGCCACTAGCTTCCCATCGACGTACAAGCGAACTTCGTTGCCGTCATAGACGCCGGCTAAGTGTGACCAACGATTCGTCGGCAAAACGTTGCTAGACCGCGAACTCACATAACGCTTGCCCAAGTGCACACTAAACTGCGGCACGCCTTCCTTCATGAAGAATGCGAACTCGCTGCTATGCATCTTCGCAACAATGCCCTGATCTCCAGCAACCTGCGATGGGTTCACCCACGCTTCCAAAGTGAAAGGTCCGTTCGGCAACTTCAAGTCAGCTGATCGAACCAATAACGCGGAACTTCCGTCGCGGACGTTCAAGCAACGATTCTCAGTCGCCTGAAAATAGTCCGCAGGGACCGCTCCCAGCTTCAACGATACCGGCATCGAAGTTGGTGGCAAGCTGATTCGTGCCGACTCACCAAGGTACTCCTTCTCAAAGACCAAACGTGGAACCGTCAGCTTCGACTTGGGATTGGCGGCACGGCTCAGTGCGATCTCAAGCTTCTTCGTTTCACCAGACTCGATCGTGAAGTGATCGTGGTCAAGCGAAGTCAACCAGTCTCGGCTTGCTGGATCGAATGACACGGTCATGTCAATGCTACGAGGTGCCGTGTTGGTTAACTCATAAACCACCACGCCGGAACCATTGCCATCGACATCCAATTGCACGTCATTGCTGACTTGCTTAGGACGTACCTTGCGAGCACCATCGACTTCGGCCAAAAATTCCGGCGTGAAGTCCGTTGGGTCAATCACCGCGCCCACGGGCAAGGCCGCAACGGTAACCGATTCAGGACGAACGGTAACGATGTTCAGGTGATGCAGGTATCCCGCGTCAGGGATATCAGCCGACAAATTTCCGCCCGTTGCCGCAAGAGCATAGTAGGCAATCCCGTCTTTGGGACCGTCAAAACGCATGTGGTGAATGTGGCCCGCGAACACAGCACTCACGTTGCCAGCATCGCGAAGCATTCCGTGAACCACATCCCAGTTGCCACCGGCGTATCCACCACCAATCCAACGTGGGTGATGCAAGAACACGAACACGTGATCCAGATCCTTGTGCAATTCAAGAGATTGCTGCAAGAACTTCAACTGTTCGTCGCTCATCTTCTGCAACCGACCTTCGCTGAAACTCTTCTCATTGGTGACCGGGTCGCCTTCGTCGCTGTAAAGGACGATGAAGCCGGAGTTCTTGTGTTCGAACGAATACCACAGTGGCCCAAAGTGCTCTTCGTAGTTCGACTCGTGCTGGCCTTGGGGAGCCTCGCCCTTGCCACGCCAGTAAACGTCGTGGTTTCCGGCTACCGGGAACCAACGCATCTTCAGCTTTTCCATGATGTCGCGGTACTCGGTCATCTCGGTCATCCACTTGGGTGACTCGTTGTAACCTTGGACCAAATCGCCGACCGTCATGACCAGGTCGGGATCGAGCAGGTTGGTGTCAACCACTGCTTGCTCAAGAACTTTCAATCCCGCTGGCACACCGCTGGTACGGTCTCCATAGATCACAAAGTGAAAAGCGTCTTCTTCGGTGGCCAGAGGCAGCACGCGAGAAACGCTGCGAGTGGTGAATGGTTTTTCGGCATGTTCGTGTGAGTGTTCATGCGAGTGTCCGTGTGCGCCTTCATGCGCATCAACGACAGACTGGGTGCTTAGGGTGACAAACAGCGTGGCTGCGATTGTCAAACGAAACGAAAGGCAATTCATGGAGTCCATTTCTTAGGGTGGAACAGAGGTTCAAAGGCTGAAACCAGCGGTGACGAAGATCCAACAAAGAACTCAGACAAGGCCGGTGGCGCGGGGCAAGAACCTATCTTCACAATGAGCATTTTTGATTAAGAAAATGCGTGGGAATCATGAAACAACTGGATTCTGCTTTCGACAGTGAACCCTACCAAACTCACGAGGCATGGGCCCCCATCAACACCCCCGACGCCTCACTTCCATGCGGGGGAGTCGCTGCCTTCTCTATAGAAAATATTGAAGAAGCCGAAACGCTTTAGGGGAGCACAGGCTTCATTACGAGCGGAATAACGCGGCAACCAAATGACTAAGAAGCGAGCGAGAAGACGTTCACACGATCTTAGCATTCTCATCGCTCAAAATACGCAATCGGTTTGTATCGTCTCCCGCAATCAAAGCCCGCCAACGGTTTGTGTGTTGGACAACGACGGGCGTTCGAATAATCTTTACCATTCAAGGAGGACATGCGTGTCCATCGTTCACCGAGTCGCACAAGACCACCAGCTTAACGCGTCTAGCCCACGCTCCACTCGTCGCAGTGGGTTCACTTTGGTTGAACTACTGGTTGTCATCGCCATTATTGGCGTTCTTGTCGGGCTCCTTTTACCCGCGGTCCAGGCCGCACGTGAAGCCGCTCGCCGAATGAGCTGCCAGAACAACATGAAGCAGTTCGGGTTGGCCATGCACAACCACATGTCTGCTTTCCAAGCCTTCCCACCCGGACACGTGAACTACGATGAGTCCAAGAACCGCTACAAGACCGGTGGCTGGCAACACGGTCAAAACGAATTGGGCTGGCACTGGCTGCCAATGTTGTTCCCTTACATGGAACAACCCGCGTTGTGGGAACGCGTCCAAGTGTGCGAAGACGATCGCAGTGACGAACACACCTCGAACCCATGCGACCACTGCGAGTACATGGACGACAACTTCAACTTCGGGCGTGAACAGCTCTCCGGGTTCGACCAATGCCCTTCCGCACCGTCGGACACCACCCAATTTTCGGATGGCACCTACGGCCTCGAGGCACTCGCCAAGGGCAACAACTACGCTGCCAGCTGGGGATCCGGCGATATGCTGTCTTGGGAAGAAAATGAAACCCGCGGTGCATTCGGTACCTACTATGTTTCTCAAGAGAAAATCATCACCGCAGTGGGCGGCGTTAACACAGCAGGCGACCGTTTCCAAAACCGCAACGGAATGCGAAGCCGTGACTTCTTGGACGGCCTGAGCAACACGATGGCGATGAGCGAAATCCTTTCGGCCGGCGATTCCAAGGACATCCGCGGCACTTGGATGTCACCTGCCATGGGTGCCACCATCTTCTCGGCCTTCTACAACCCCAACTCCTCCGAAAAGGATGTACTGGCCGCTTGTGACGAAACGATTCCGGACGATGTTCCTGGGCAATTGCCTTGTCTGGAAGAACGCGACACCTCCGCCATCTACGCGGCCGCTCGCAGCCAACACGTCGGCGGCGTCAATGTCCTGATGGCTGACGGAGCAGTTCGTTTCATGACCGACTCAGTTGACAACCTCAATATCTGGCGACCACTAAGCACCGCACAGAACAAAGAAGTGATCAACGAAGGACTTTAGTCACCACTTGCGAGAGTGACGCGACGGCTTACTCAATTTTGCATCTCAGCGAAGTCGCTGGATGCGACTATCTCAGTGGTCGAAACTGACTGGCGGAGCGAAACAATCTCTCCGGCTGCAAAAAGCCACCATGTATTGCGGCGGGCGAAACACTAAGTCTCCAACGTGCCAATGGGCACAAGGCGGCTTAGCCTCGTCCGCTGCGGCCTTTGGTTCGCAGTAGTATCTCGTTCGCTAAAGCTTCCCGCTCAAGACGGCAATTTGTTCACGACAACTCGCTACTCAGCTCTGTCTGAACGAGGCACAAGTATCACAATCCTACACTACTAGAAAAGAAACGATGAAGACGAAACTTTGTTTGGCAATCACGATGACTGTCCTCGCATTCACCTCCGTGGGTTGCGGGTCGTCCGCCCCGCCTAAACCAACCGATGAACAAAACGCCTTTGCCAGCGTCGAAGGACTCGGCGACATGGCTGGTGACGACGCTTCGTTTGCAAAAGCATTCGTCGCCGGTGCCGTCCCGAAAAATCGCAAGGACTACAGCGAACGAGGATACGAAGTCGTTGGTGAAGCCACTTTCAATGGCGACACCGTGACTGTACCTGTCAAAATTTTCGGCGGCGTTCATTCAACCGGTGGCAATGAACGAGCGGGTGCGTCGACCAGCACGGCGACCGAAACCGAAAAGGTGTGGACCCTGATCCGCATTGAAGACAAGTGGAAGTTGAAAGACGCTCCACTCAGCTGAACCTTCCTCAACAGGCGTTTTTCGGTGTGCGTTTAAGCGTCACCGAAAAACGCTCTCGTCGATTATAGAGTTCACTCCATCGACCTAATCAGCGGCGAGTGATCCAGACGCCCAATGTGTTTCGATTCGCCCATCGAGTAGTCTGCCCGGCGTTCCTGGCAGAAACCGAAAGCGCGATCGTCGCTCGTCGACCCAATTGAGGTCGCGCCGTCCGCCACTCGAGCTCAACTCGATTCCTTTCATCCTCTCCGTTCACGCGTGCCCAAGAATTTGGCGAATCTCTCGACTTCCGCCTTCTCAGTTCGGATCGCGGTCACAGCCATTGTGATCACATTCCTTGCCGCCTGGGCAGTCCTGCGTGCTGGCACCGATTCGGCGACCCAACCAGCCCCATCGACCGTCACCCAATCGCGTGCTTCGATCGCGGCAAACCCCGCGTTGACCGCTTCCCCTTCGGCACCGCCCCAACGTGGGATTGAAGAACGACTGCCCCCGCGTGCTCGTCAATCGGTCGATGCCTGGCGGCAATTCGTATCGGCAAAATTTGCTGGCGATCATTCTTGTGCGGAATGCCACGAAGCTGAGTATGCCGCCCATCAACGGTCCGGTCATTCACGAACATTGACACTGATGCATCAATCCCCCTTGGCCGATAAACTGGCCGAACAAGGCAGCTACCAAGACTCACGCCGAGACCAGACCTTCCAGTTCAAGACCACCCCCAACCACTCGAGCAACGTCTCACCGAAGCAAGCCAGCGACCAACCCAGTGAAGCGTTTCTGGTCAGTGAGGCAGCCCACGCGGCGGGAGTCGTGGTCCCGGTAACGTGGTTGCTTGGTTCCGGCATCCATGCTCAAACGCCGATCGCGGTTGATGAAATCACGCAAAGCGGCGTGGAGTTGCGTTGGTCAGCATTCGCCGGTCAAGAAGATATCGGGATCACGCCCGATCACGAAAGGTTCGACGACTTCCAGGCCGGCACGATCGAGTGCTTCGGACGACCACTCGACGCGTCCGACATCCGTGCTTGCCTCGGTTGCCACAGCACACTGGCTGCACCGCCATCGCTTCCCATCATGCAATCGCTAGTCATTGAAAATGTGGGCTGCGAACGATGCCATGGCCCCCGGAAAGATCACGTCACGCTTGCCAAACAAGGACTCGCCGAACAGGCCAAACCACTGCTGAAGTATGAAACCGCGGAAGCTTACATGGATGCCTGCGCGACCTGCCATCGAGACGAATCGTCCGTGCAAGCGGACGCCACGCCCAGCGAGTTGGCGAGGTTCCAGCCTTACGGAATCAAACGCAGTCGTTGCTATCTTGAAACGCCAGGGAACCTGACCTGTTCGACCTGTCATGATCCCCACGACACGGTCTCGCACGATCGATCCCGTTCGATCGCACAGTGCAAACAATGCCATGGCGGAACCGAGGACGGTCCATCCACCAAACACGTTGGACCGATCCCGATCGATTCCCAAACGGTTTGCCCCGATCAGCCATCCGGTGACTGCATCGAATGCCACATGCCCGCTGTCTCTTGGACTGCAGGGATTTCATTCCATGACCATTGGATTCGAGTCCAATGAGCGAAGCGGCCAACGTCTCTCAACCGAACAAATCAGGATTCCTGTTTTCCCCGGGCATCGATCTCTTCTTTGTGATCAACGTGGCATGGCCGTTGATCTTTTTGGTGGATCGAGTCGGTGGGGTGACCACGCATCAAAGCCTCTTGTTCTGGCAAATCTATTTTGTCACCGCGCCGCATCGCTGGATCACACTCGCGTTGGTGGCGGTCGACCATCACAAAGGCCAGGACCGACGACGCCAATTTCTAGCATTCGGTTCCGCAATCCTGATCGGCTGCCTGTGTGTGAAAATGGGCACCGGATCGCTGCTTTGTCTGGGCGCCATCGACTACATCTGGAACGCTTGGCACTTCGCTTCCCAGCACCACGGCATCTTCCAGATTTACCAGCGACAACGACGCGTAAGCGATCATACAAACTCGGAAACGCAGGCCAAGTCAGACAGCCCAACCAAGATTCGCTTCGAGCGTTTCCTGTTTCGCGGATTCATGCTCTACGTGATCGCACGCGTTGCCGGTTGGGGCTGGACCGAAGGACCTTTCGAGGGTTTCCGCTGGACCGGCACAGCGGACTGGCTGGTGCTGCTGATTCCGCTCGGCCTCGTAGTCCGCCAACTCATTCGTTACGCCCGACGTTCCCAAGCAACCGTCGCTAGCCTCGCGTATCTCACGAGCGTGATGTCACTGTTCACCGCGTTGCTGTTTGCTTCCCACTACGAAAACAGTCAATGG
The DNA window shown above is from Neorhodopirellula lusitana and carries:
- a CDS encoding tetratricopeptide repeat protein, which gives rise to MHRRQPGPRRSRSPRFASWGLVVGCLLAGASSRSFAEEYDFAPLGGLSQATDITSAAFVRQPTESVVAKAATTQGTVGLPNQASVPNWARVASPLPSGLPSGLQSGLQSAVPGGVSRHLPSRLPSTHSSRGRPLASPIGLVDHAGVGMQGTGVYDAGALNAAVPGTFASDSGSTVLTATPLQHQSIVAAPKWSGYPQKVELLEFPGGEMASETGGVQGAETLPEPIVTQELRRGVMVRAARNAAGLSNLPLAIQRFEELLAEFPTYSEVKPEYVGLLIQANQLAKAEIVLKQLIAEFPDVVEYHSMYANVMLQQGKHDLAASSLQQIVNRSDASPQVQITYARILAWQGKQDSARQFYESRLRSLGPLPFKVDADLASLLLELDRPGEAIEVLTRLLQADPGSPSVTAALVLANARIGNDDIIHSYLESLRENPSFDQVSRLGLADKLYREGHDQLALQLYQDATLIAPDDVAVRLRIARVFVRLYDMPAAKSTLDGLADRSDERDVRLETANYMTAVGEHARAYAIYQSLLSSDPADVDVLQGAGSLSLAIGDHRGAETTFRHALTLRPGDVALSQLLAESLLKQFRVEEAALVLEPAPQVTRSSGSNSQGAVPRSDIAAAASIADIMVRGKQFSSAEAFCDAAISSTDGHPAPLSLRIQLKTTLGFAQLYQGRNIEALDTFTLVKKMQGGNTAKLRYGLHQVLENLDRHGEAEQVLSTELGAFAPVTRDRVTIAKLAMSDCRCDLAQRLLEQALAFDPSNELVMILLAESRSMCNRCSGACDDRGEYQSVLVKAPMNTRAQLGLARSYSRTNLFANGNKYYEKILTAFPQHDLARLEQARLTFAWKGADAANCKYIAAKTRNRPQDFLPRSTGLDVDLSHLEIEYQQAGFRLQSIEAERSAKFYKDWRPRYAMGKYRELNQIDPTNQESLFDLGQVYATLNLTQKAIDQYQYLLSKDPCHTEARIALRRMQLETHPQLSNSFEYEYRSGRQGLTDITTMRLETLGVRPMGDQDEFLIAGYAHRFLRPKQGTSADGNVGILGIQTKPLDFVNFFAIAEFEQYDAGFRTRVPFRTGLRWRTPRDVHLGITGFLENVAANGESIRQDVYRGGLELNAAANLSWRWDVDAMYRFAGYSDSNTTHEVVMQSNFLLSPGRNQWRLKSGLNFLSFDEQTVFNANPDDLFGILHPYFSPDAFSFGTSGLEYRRWVSPHNFRGADEHWYSIYGGARIDSDSVGYGLVELKAHRDYRGWLSTDVKTSGIFSKVYTSVGVGAFCTIRLP
- a CDS encoding LamG-like jellyroll fold domain-containing protein; the encoded protein is MNCLSFRLTIAATLFVTLSTQSVVDAHEGAHGHSHEHSHEHAEKPFTTRSVSRVLPLATEEDAFHFVIYGDRTSGVPAGLKVLEQAVVDTNLLDPDLVMTVGDLVQGYNESPKWMTEMTEYRDIMEKLKMRWFPVAGNHDVYWRGKGEAPQGQHESNYEEHFGPLWYSFEHKNSGFIVLYSDEGDPVTNEKSFSEGRLQKMSDEQLKFLQQSLELHKDLDHVFVFLHHPRWIGGGYAGGNWDVVHGMLRDAGNVSAVFAGHIHHMRFDGPKDGIAYYALAATGGNLSADIPDAGYLHHLNIVTVRPESVTVAALPVGAVIDPTDFTPEFLAEVDGARKVRPKQVSNDVQLDVDGNGSGVVVYELTNTAPRSIDMTVSFDPASRDWLTSLDHDHFTIESGETKKLEIALSRAANPKSKLTVPRLVFEKEYLGESARISLPPTSMPVSLKLGAVPADYFQATENRCLNVRDGSSALLVRSADLKLPNGPFTLEAWVNPSQVAGDQGIVAKMHSSEFAFFMKEGVPQFSVHLGKRYVSSRSSNVLPTNRWSHLAGVYDGNEVRLYVDGKLVASKPGSGKRTVNRLPLYVGADPGKAGEPTRPFIGKIDEVKISKGELYQANFTPARRSSPSDDTVMLLHFDRKLGPFVLDHSSSALKGTLGANAELVPTR